In Mucilaginibacter boryungensis, a single window of DNA contains:
- a CDS encoding lmo0937 family membrane protein yields MRSLLYIIAVILIIGWAIGTFAYSAGGLIHVLLVIAIISLILGFIRGDTTTV; encoded by the coding sequence ATGAGATCATTACTGTATATCATAGCTGTCATCCTGATCATAGGCTGGGCTATCGGAACTTTCGCCTATTCAGCAGGCGGTTTAATACATGTTTTATTGGTAATCGCGATCATTTCGCTGATCCTTGGATTCATCAGGGGCGACACGACCACCGTATAA